The nucleotide sequence TCCTGTAAAAATTTATCGGCATTGACAATCACTCGCTCAAGATCATCGATTACAGGAAGAAGTTTTTTTACGACACCTTCATCGGCATACTTCAAAACTGATTGTACTTCTTTTTCTTTTTGCCGACGAAAATTTTCAAACTCTGCTGCTTTGCGCAGCAAGGAATCTTTGAATTGATCGCGCTCTTCTTGAAGTGAGAGAATTTTTTCTTGAAACTGTTCACTTTCTGTTTTCTCACCAATTCTTTCAGCTTTATTCTCTGAAAGCGCATTTGCAGCAGTTAGCTCGCTTTTGTTTTCTGCTTGAACTGAGTCTGTCTTAATATCTTCCGTCATTTCAAATCTCACTTTATTATTATTTAGAAAGTAAAAACGTTTGTCAAATTCAACTGGTCTTCATTTTCCTTACAAAACTCTATCCCTCTATCAGTTAGACCAAACTGCATTGTTTTATAATCAAAAAAAACATATCCCATTTCGGCCAATTCTTTAATTGCAGATTCAAAACCAAATGCTTCAGGATGAAACCGTCCAACCGTAAAAGTCCACCTTTTGCTTGTTATTTCTCTTCCAAAATGCTCTTGTTGATACTTCCAAAAAGTGCTCAAAATTTTATTGATGATATAAACTTTCAATCTTTCCTTTCCGGTTTCAAGCTGAATCATAATTCTGTTTCTCCTTTCATTGCCTTTTCTGAATTCGGCAAATTGACCGTTAAATTAACTTGCTGCTTCAATGAAGTATTCACAGTATTTGAAAGCATTGAAACGGTTTGCCGAATCTCACTTTTAAAGTCTTTCATTTCTGCTTTAGTTTCCTTCACTTCCCTCGAAATTTCAATCCAATTAGAAATTTTAACTGTTTTCAAAAAAGGCAGCAAAACCAATCCGATTCCCAAAAAGAAAAACACGAGATGATTAAGATGAATTTTTTCGGGTTGTTGAAAATCTAAATAAAAATGCAGTCTCCAAATTAAAGGCAACCCCATCACCCAAGAAATCATTATCAAGGCGAATGTGGATTTGTTATCAAGAATGTCACGAATAATATCCCAAGCATTTTTCATCTTTACTCA is from Chloroherpetonaceae bacterium and encodes:
- a CDS encoding nucleotide exchange factor GrpE, coding for MTEDIKTDSVQAENKSELTAANALSENKAERIGEKTESEQFQEKILSLQEERDQFKDSLLRKAAEFENFRRQKEKEVQSVLKYADEGVVKKLLPVIDDLERVIVNADKFLQEKPENKIYVDGVRLVHQKFLKVLEERGIKKIDAVGKPFDTAFHEALMEQVSEAPPESVIQEFEPGYVLHDKVIRHAKVVVAKKAE